ATCGCGAACAGGATGCGGGCCACTGAGGCCTGCGAGGTCAGCGCCGAACCCAACGCGCCGGCGACATAGGCCGCGGTGAAGAAGTTGTTCAGGAACTGCCCTCCCGCGGCCACCATGACGTCCAGTGATCCGGAGTCCACGTCGTCGAAGTTGTTCGACGGGAACACCAGCTGCGACACGTAGGACAGCAGGATGAAGATCAGCCCGGAAACGATGGTCGCGATCATGATCGCCCGCGGCACACCACGCTTGGGGTCCTTGGCTTCCTCCGCCAGCGTCGACACGGCGTCGAAGCCCAGGAACGACAGGCACAGGATGGCCGCACCGGCCAGGACCGGATTCAGTCCGCCCGCAGACCCGTCGCCGCTGAACGGGGCCGCGAGATTGACATCACCACCGCCGAAGATCTTGCCGGCCGCGAGCACGATGAACACCACGATGAAGATCGTCTGCACCGCGATGATCAGGAAGTTGGTCCGCGCCACCGACACGATCCCGACGATGTTGAGCACGGTCACCACCGCGATCGCGATCACCACGACGGCCCACTGGGGCAGTGCGGGCACGGCGGCGTTGAGGTAGATGCCGATGACGAGGTAGTTGATCATCGGCAGGAACAGGTAGTCCAGCAGCAGTGACCACCCGGCCAGGAAACCCGTTGGGGCGCCGAACGTCTTCTGGGTGTATGTGTATGCCGAACCGGCGACGGGGAACGCGGCCGACATCCGCGCGTAGGACAGCGCGGTGAACACCATCGCGACGAGCGTCACGATGTAGGCCAACGGCAGGCGACCGCCCGAGGTCTCGGTGACGATGCCGTACGTGGTGAAGACCGTCAGCGGCACCATGTACACCAGGCCGAACAGCACGAGCGACGGAACGCCCAGCGCGCGTTTCAGATGGCCTTCATGCGGAGAGGTCTGCACAGTCAAGGGTCAGCCTTTCAGTTGTCGGCCTGGTGGGCGGTGGCACCGCCGAGGTAGGTGGCGCGCACCGTCACCTTCGGCAGCAGATCCGGGGCAGTGGTGCGGGGGTCGCGGTCGAGCCAGACCAGATCGGCGCTGGCACCGGCAACGGCACGTCCCCAATTGTGCTCGGCGAAAGCCTGATTCGCGACCCCGGAGGTGTAGGCGGTCAGGGCTGCGTCGATGGGCAGGATCTCGTGCGGGGTCCAGCCGCCCGCGGGTTCGCCGTCGACCGTGCAGCGCGACACCGCGACGGCGATCCCGTCCAGCGGTGCGCCGGAGGACACCGGCCAGTCCGATCCGAATCCCAATGGCGCACCGGATTTCTCGAGGGTGCGGATGGGGTACTGCTTGCCGGCGCGCTCGGCGCCCAGGCGAGGAATGGTCAGCACCGTCATCAGCGCGTCCATCTGCGCCCACAGCGGCTGCATGTTGGGGATGACGCCCAGGTCGGCGAACCGGCCCAGGTCGGCGTCGTCGATCAGTTGGCAGTGCGCGATCACCGGCCGCCGGTCCCGCGGCGGATTCACCCTTGTCACGTACTCGATGGCGTCGAGCGCCTGACGCACCGCGGCGTCGCCGATCGCGTGGATGTGGATCTGCAGGCCCAGTTCGTCGACGCGGCGGGCGGCCTCGGCCAGCGACTGGCCCTCCCAGTTCTGCTGGCCGTGGCTGTGCAGGCCCGTGCAGTAGGGCGCCAGCAGCGCACCGGTCTCGTTCTCCACGACTCCGTCGGCGAAGAACTTCACGGTGTTCGCGGTCAGCATCGGCGAACCGATCTCGTCGACGGCGCGGCGCTGGGCCGCGAACCGCTCGACCTGCGCGTCGAAGTGGCGCGGATCGGCATACAACGCGAGGTTGAACCGCATGCGCAGCACGCCGCGGCGAGCCGCCTCGATGTAGGTCGCGACGTCGGCGGGTTCCACCCAGGCGTCCTGCACCCACGTCACGCCGCGGGCCAGGTAGTAGTCGGCGGCGGTGCCGAGCGCGTCGATGCGCTCCTGCTCTTCGCGGGGCGGCATCACGTTCATCACCAGATCCGTTGCGCCCCACTCTCGCAGCGTGCCCAGCACGGAGCCGTCGGGGCGGTGCGGGATCTCGCCGAGCACGGGATCCGGGGTGTCGGGCGTGATCCCGGCGCGTTCGAGTGCCACCGAGTTGACCCACAGGGTGTGGTAGTCCCACGCGCGCAGCACGACGGGCCGATCCGGCACGGCGGCGTCGAGCCAGCGGGCGTCGAACAGTCCGCCCGGTGCGAGGCTGCCGTCATAGGAGGCCCCGACGATCCACTCCTGCTCGGGGTGCTCGTCGGCGTACTTTTTGACCGCGGCGACGATCTCGTCGACCGACTCGCAGGCGCGCACGGGCGGCCCGACGGCCTCGAGGCCGCCGTAGAGGGGGTGCGCGTGGCCGTCGCCGAAGGAGGCCATGAGGAACCCGCCGCCGAGGTCGACGCGCTCGGCCTCGGCGCCTCGGGCGCGGGCCTCGTCGCCGAG
The DNA window shown above is from Mycolicibacterium confluentis and carries:
- a CDS encoding amidohydrolase, producing the protein MSATLFTNGVIWTGTEDADALLVVDGVIAALGDEARARGAEAERVDLGGGFLMASFGDGHAHPLYGGLEAVGPPVRACESVDEIVAAVKKYADEHPEQEWIVGASYDGSLAPGGLFDARWLDAAVPDRPVVLRAWDYHTLWVNSVALERAGITPDTPDPVLGEIPHRPDGSVLGTLREWGATDLVMNVMPPREEQERIDALGTAADYYLARGVTWVQDAWVEPADVATYIEAARRGVLRMRFNLALYADPRHFDAQVERFAAQRRAVDEIGSPMLTANTVKFFADGVVENETGALLAPYCTGLHSHGQQNWEGQSLAEAARRVDELGLQIHIHAIGDAAVRQALDAIEYVTRVNPPRDRRPVIAHCQLIDDADLGRFADLGVIPNMQPLWAQMDALMTVLTIPRLGAERAGKQYPIRTLEKSGAPLGFGSDWPVSSGAPLDGIAVAVSRCTVDGEPAGGWTPHEILPIDAALTAYTSGVANQAFAEHNWGRAVAGASADLVWLDRDPRTTAPDLLPKVTVRATYLGGATAHQADN
- a CDS encoding APC family permease; protein product: MTVQTSPHEGHLKRALGVPSLVLFGLVYMVPLTVFTTYGIVTETSGGRLPLAYIVTLVAMVFTALSYARMSAAFPVAGSAYTYTQKTFGAPTGFLAGWSLLLDYLFLPMINYLVIGIYLNAAVPALPQWAVVVIAIAVVTVLNIVGIVSVARTNFLIIAVQTIFIVVFIVLAAGKIFGGGDVNLAAPFSGDGSAGGLNPVLAGAAILCLSFLGFDAVSTLAEEAKDPKRGVPRAIMIATIVSGLIFILLSYVSQLVFPSNNFDDVDSGSLDVMVAAGGQFLNNFFTAAYVAGALGSALTSQASVARILFAMGRDGVLPRRVFGYVSPRFSTPVYAIGVVSVVSLLAIVIDLATLASLISFGALVAFSVVNLTVIKHFYLDLRERSNVLLNLVLPLIGFLLTVWLWTSLSGLTLVIGLCWLAIGFIWLLSVTRGFRRPTPVLDIEHQ